In one Arenibacter antarcticus genomic region, the following are encoded:
- a CDS encoding ATP-dependent Clp protease ATP-binding subunit, with the protein MDDNFSPRVKDVIAYSKEEALRLGHDFIGTEHLMLGLLRDGNGKAISILDALDVDLDHLRRKVEILSPANPTSGNVQKDKKNLHLTRQAERALKTTFLEAKLFQSSSINTAHLLLCILRNENDPTTKLLHKLKVDYDGVKDQFKSMITSDDDYIDSPTAESFPSDSDDSSEEKEGTFGPSGQKGSKKSKTPVLDNFGRDLTKMAEENKLDPVVGREKEIERVSQILSRRKKNNPLLIGEPGVGKSAIAEGLALRIINKKVSRILYNKRVVTLDLASLVAGTKYRGQFEERMKAVMNELEKNDDVILFIDEIHTIVGAGGATGSLDASNMFKPALARGEIQCIGATTLDEYRQYIEKDGALERRFQKVIVEPTSVEETIEILKNIKGKYEEHHNVLYTDEAIIACVKLTNRYMTDRFLPDKAIDALDESGSRVHIVNMDVPKQILELEKQLEDVRELKNTVVKKQKYEEAAKLRDDEKRIEKDLAIAQERWEEDSKLHKETVSEDNVADVVSMMSGIPVNRIAQTESNKLAKLPQLIKGNVIGQDEAVAKVAKAIQRNRAGLKDPNKPIGSFIFLGQTGVGKTQLAKVLAKELFDSEDALIRVDMSEYMEKFAISRLVGAPPGYVGYEEGGQLTEKVRRKPYSVILLDEIEKAHPDVFNMLLQVLDDGYLTDSLGRKIDFRNTIIIMTSNIGARQLKDFGQGVGFGTSAKKAQADTYQKSVIENALKKAFAPEFLNRIDDVVVFNALEREHIHKIIDIELRKLFARIKDIGYNLTLTEKAKDYIAEKGFDRQYGARPLKRAIQKYIEDALAEEIVNSKLEEGDTILMDLDEPKQELTIKINKAEKSSKT; encoded by the coding sequence ATGGATGATAATTTTTCCCCTAGAGTAAAAGACGTTATTGCTTACAGTAAGGAAGAGGCCCTTAGATTGGGGCACGACTTTATTGGAACTGAGCATTTAATGCTAGGACTACTTAGGGATGGCAACGGGAAAGCCATCAGCATTTTAGATGCATTGGACGTAGACTTGGACCACCTCAGGAGAAAAGTGGAAATTCTAAGTCCAGCTAATCCCACTTCTGGTAATGTGCAAAAGGACAAAAAAAACCTACACCTTACTAGGCAAGCAGAACGTGCGTTAAAAACAACTTTTTTGGAGGCTAAACTATTTCAAAGTTCCTCTATTAATACCGCACATTTACTACTATGTATTTTACGCAATGAAAATGACCCCACCACTAAACTACTTCATAAATTAAAAGTAGATTACGACGGGGTAAAAGATCAATTTAAATCAATGATTACAAGTGACGACGATTATATAGACTCCCCAACTGCGGAATCGTTCCCAAGTGATTCGGATGATTCCAGTGAGGAGAAAGAAGGTACTTTTGGACCCTCTGGACAGAAAGGAAGCAAGAAATCTAAAACTCCGGTTTTGGATAATTTCGGACGCGACCTGACCAAAATGGCCGAGGAGAACAAACTGGATCCCGTAGTGGGCCGAGAGAAAGAAATTGAAAGGGTATCACAAATATTAAGCAGAAGAAAAAAGAACAACCCATTATTGATAGGAGAGCCCGGAGTAGGCAAAAGTGCCATCGCGGAAGGGTTGGCCCTTAGGATAATCAATAAAAAAGTATCCCGAATACTCTACAATAAAAGGGTAGTCACCTTGGATTTGGCATCTTTGGTGGCAGGAACAAAATATCGTGGCCAATTTGAAGAGCGCATGAAAGCGGTGATGAACGAATTGGAAAAAAATGACGATGTAATTCTTTTTATCGATGAGATCCATACCATTGTTGGCGCTGGTGGGGCAACGGGAAGCTTGGATGCTTCCAATATGTTCAAACCTGCTTTGGCTAGGGGGGAAATCCAATGTATTGGTGCTACTACCTTAGATGAATACCGCCAATATATTGAGAAAGATGGCGCCTTGGAAAGACGATTTCAAAAGGTTATCGTAGAACCTACTTCCGTAGAGGAAACCATAGAAATACTCAAGAACATTAAAGGAAAATACGAAGAGCACCACAATGTGCTCTATACTGACGAAGCTATTATTGCCTGTGTAAAACTTACGAACAGGTATATGACGGACAGATTTCTTCCTGACAAGGCTATAGATGCCTTGGACGAATCAGGTTCTAGGGTACATATCGTTAATATGGACGTCCCTAAACAGATTTTGGAACTGGAAAAGCAACTGGAAGATGTTCGCGAACTGAAAAACACAGTCGTTAAGAAACAAAAATACGAAGAAGCTGCAAAGCTTAGAGACGACGAGAAACGGATCGAGAAAGATTTAGCCATTGCCCAAGAACGCTGGGAAGAAGATAGTAAACTTCATAAAGAAACAGTTTCAGAGGACAATGTGGCCGATGTGGTATCCATGATGAGCGGTATCCCCGTAAACAGGATAGCGCAGACCGAAAGCAACAAACTGGCCAAATTACCTCAGTTGATTAAAGGCAATGTAATAGGACAGGATGAAGCGGTGGCCAAGGTTGCAAAAGCCATTCAACGGAACCGTGCCGGATTGAAAGACCCTAATAAACCTATTGGTTCCTTTATTTTCTTGGGACAGACAGGTGTGGGAAAAACACAACTCGCCAAAGTACTTGCCAAAGAGCTATTCGATTCAGAAGATGCTTTGATACGGGTAGATATGAGTGAATATATGGAGAAATTTGCCATCTCTAGATTGGTTGGTGCACCTCCGGGATATGTTGGATATGAGGAAGGTGGACAATTGACAGAAAAAGTTCGTCGCAAACCGTATTCGGTTATCCTATTGGATGAGATAGAAAAGGCGCACCCTGATGTATTTAATATGTTATTGCAAGTTTTGGACGACGGATATCTGACCGATAGTTTGGGCAGAAAGATCGATTTTAGAAATACGATCATTATTATGACATCTAACATTGGCGCTAGACAACTCAAGGATTTCGGTCAAGGAGTTGGCTTTGGAACATCAGCAAAAAAAGCCCAAGCAGATACCTATCAAAAGAGTGTTATTGAAAATGCCCTTAAAAAAGCTTTCGCTCCAGAATTCCTAAATAGAATAGATGACGTAGTGGTATTTAATGCTTTGGAAAGGGAACATATCCATAAGATTATTGATATTGAACTACGGAAATTATTTGCTAGGATTAAGGATATTGGCTATAATCTTACCCTTACAGAAAAAGCGAAGGATTATATAGCCGAAAAAGGTTTTGACAGACAATATGGAGCTAGACCTTTAAAACGGGCCATTCAAAAATATATTGAAGATGCCCTAGCAGAGGAAATTGTAAACTCTAAGTTGGAAGAAGGCGATACTATCCTAATGGATTTAGATGAGCCCAAGCAAGAGCTCACCATTAAAATTAATAAGGCAGAAAAGTCTTCTAAGACCTAG
- a CDS encoding tetratricopeptide repeat protein, giving the protein MKTNILILSAMFCSIVGFSQKSEIKAAEKALKSGDAMAAKSSLESASSLIDAADEKMQAQYYFLKGKAYSELAKKGTSDAFDEAISAFRKVVEVEKVSGKSKYSSEATGNLSSMTVDLVNSAVEDNNNKRFKEGAEKLHLGYQLSPKDTIYLYYAASSAVNGGHYELALDYYNELKDLNYDGSGIVYKATNVETGEVEEMEKTQRELMVKSGAYKDPIDEKTASKTTEIVKNVALIYTQLGQDDKALEAYKDARAKDPKDVNLILNQANLYYKMDDKDKFKTLMAEAAEVAPDNPDLFYNIGVINMEQGNIEEARDAYKRAIEINPGYVNAQLNLSTTYVNEGNGLIDEMNTLGNSKKDITRYDELKEQKDSLFRDGAIILEDAVKQNPDNQGLLTQLKNIYGALGDNENFMRVKKLLGE; this is encoded by the coding sequence ATGAAGACAAATATTCTAATATTATCCGCTATGTTTTGCAGCATAGTTGGATTTTCTCAAAAAAGCGAAATTAAGGCTGCGGAAAAAGCCTTAAAATCCGGTGATGCCATGGCTGCAAAATCAAGCTTGGAAAGTGCTTCATCACTAATTGATGCGGCAGACGAAAAAATGCAGGCCCAATATTACTTTTTAAAAGGCAAGGCATATTCGGAACTGGCGAAAAAAGGTACTTCAGATGCTTTTGACGAAGCTATTTCTGCCTTTAGAAAGGTAGTCGAGGTTGAGAAGGTAAGTGGTAAATCCAAATATAGCTCGGAAGCTACTGGGAATCTTTCTTCTATGACCGTTGATCTTGTGAACTCAGCTGTAGAGGACAACAATAATAAGCGGTTTAAGGAAGGTGCCGAAAAACTCCATTTGGGGTACCAATTGAGCCCTAAGGACACCATATATCTTTACTATGCTGCAAGCAGTGCGGTAAATGGTGGACATTATGAGCTTGCTCTTGACTACTACAACGAATTAAAGGATCTTAATTACGATGGTAGTGGAATAGTGTATAAGGCTACCAATGTGGAGACTGGAGAGGTTGAGGAAATGGAAAAAACCCAACGTGAATTAATGGTAAAGTCTGGAGCTTACAAAGATCCGATAGATGAGAAAACAGCCTCAAAAACGACTGAGATCGTTAAGAATGTTGCGTTGATCTATACTCAATTAGGTCAAGATGACAAGGCTTTAGAAGCATATAAGGATGCAAGGGCCAAAGATCCAAAGGATGTAAATTTGATCTTGAACCAGGCTAATCTTTATTACAAAATGGATGATAAGGATAAGTTTAAAACCTTAATGGCCGAGGCTGCAGAAGTAGCGCCGGACAATCCAGATCTTTTTTACAATATAGGTGTAATCAATATGGAGCAGGGTAATATAGAGGAAGCTAGAGATGCTTACAAAAGAGCCATCGAAATCAACCCTGGGTATGTAAATGCTCAATTAAATCTGTCTACTACCTATGTTAACGAGGGCAACGGACTAATTGATGAGATGAATACGTTGGGGAATTCTAAAAAGGACATCACTAGATATGATGAACTAAAAGAGCAAAAGGACAGTTTGTTTCGTGACGGTGCTATTATTTTGGAAGATGCGGTAAAGCAAAATCCAGATAATCAAGGATTATTAACCCAGCTTAAGAATATATATGGGGCATTGGGAGATAATGAAAACTTCATGCGTGTAAAAAAGCTTTTGGGCGAGTAA
- a CDS encoding STAS/SEC14 domain-containing protein produces MKVGRPSKTIIVKEYQLEIGKVQVFEDYMVSIFDEGTTITQEGLFQILGIIEIHFRNKNFGFISLRKHSYAIDPMTYIQLREISNLKALAVVSIKEIDMHNFNIEKLFYKKTMKFFINIDNALIWIKRRVRSTKAA; encoded by the coding sequence ATGAAAGTCGGAAGACCTAGCAAGACTATAATCGTTAAGGAATATCAATTGGAGATCGGAAAAGTACAGGTATTTGAGGATTATATGGTTTCTATCTTTGATGAAGGAACTACAATTACTCAGGAAGGATTATTTCAAATCCTAGGCATAATCGAAATTCATTTTAGAAATAAAAATTTTGGGTTTATCAGTTTACGAAAGCACTCCTACGCCATTGACCCCATGACCTACATTCAGCTCAGGGAAATAAGTAATTTAAAAGCACTTGCTGTTGTCTCTATTAAGGAGATAGACATGCATAATTTCAATATAGAAAAGCTTTTCTACAAAAAAACAATGAAATTTTTTATAAATATCGACAATGCATTAATTTGGATCAAACGCCGCGTTAGATCCACCAAAGCAGCATAA
- a CDS encoding NAD(P)H-hydrate dehydratase, with the protein MKIFNTKEIYEADKFTLERQQISAEDLMEKAAVQIFNWMHTRLNGDQTQIYIFCGVGNNGGDGLVLARHLVQHGYRVTVCVVNFNEHRSKEFLINLDRLKEAKVWPKFLGESSIIPQLEKEAIIVDAIFGIGLKRAVAPWVLEVFREINKSNAFVLSIDIPSGLFMDHKVPNNDEAVKSSYLLSFQVPKLIFFLPDTGLFLDQWELLDIGLDTDFLMHAPSDYELIGKAEVLPFYRPRTKYTHKGTYGHVLIIGGSYGKIGAVLMAAKGSLYAGSGLVTAFVPKCGLVPLQSAFPELMVLTDINETEITNIDFNFTPTVIGIGVGMGTGTNAVKAFSLFLKNNKTPLVIDADGLNILAKNPDLFSDLPPQTVLTPHPKELERMLGKWKNDFDKLIKTKEFSKKHDCIVVIKGAHTITVYGDKGYVNSTGNPGMATGGSGDVLTGVITGLLAQGYATLEAAVFGVYLHGRAADIAIRECGFQALVATDIIAHLGKAYLDLFVDQVNSLQDEQA; encoded by the coding sequence ATGAAGATTTTTAATACCAAAGAAATATACGAAGCTGATAAATTCACATTAGAAAGGCAGCAAATTAGTGCTGAAGATCTAATGGAAAAGGCTGCCGTTCAGATTTTTAACTGGATGCATACCAGATTAAACGGGGATCAGACCCAAATATATATATTCTGTGGTGTAGGCAATAATGGGGGAGATGGGCTAGTGCTTGCAAGACATTTAGTGCAGCATGGGTATAGGGTAACGGTCTGTGTCGTAAACTTTAATGAGCATAGGTCAAAGGAGTTTTTGATTAACTTAGACCGCTTAAAGGAAGCCAAAGTTTGGCCCAAATTTTTAGGCGAAAGTTCCATTATCCCGCAATTAGAAAAAGAAGCTATAATTGTAGACGCTATTTTTGGCATTGGCCTGAAAAGAGCTGTTGCTCCTTGGGTTCTAGAAGTTTTTCGTGAAATAAATAAGTCCAATGCGTTTGTATTGTCCATAGATATTCCTTCTGGATTATTTATGGATCATAAAGTTCCGAATAACGATGAGGCTGTAAAATCTAGTTATCTACTGAGTTTTCAAGTGCCGAAACTTATATTTTTTCTACCAGATACCGGGCTGTTTTTGGATCAATGGGAGCTTTTGGATATTGGTTTGGATACGGATTTTCTTATGCACGCACCCTCGGACTATGAGCTAATTGGTAAAGCAGAAGTACTCCCCTTTTATCGCCCAAGGACAAAATATACTCATAAAGGAACTTATGGACATGTGCTGATCATTGGAGGGAGTTACGGTAAAATTGGTGCTGTACTTATGGCGGCCAAGGGGAGTTTATATGCAGGAAGCGGGTTGGTTACGGCATTTGTACCTAAATGTGGACTTGTACCGCTTCAAAGTGCATTTCCAGAGTTGATGGTGCTAACCGATATCAACGAAACCGAAATTACTAATATCGATTTTAATTTTACACCAACAGTGATCGGGATTGGAGTAGGAATGGGTACTGGTACTAATGCCGTTAAAGCCTTTTCCTTATTTTTAAAAAATAACAAAACCCCTTTGGTCATAGATGCTGATGGGTTGAATATTCTAGCGAAGAATCCTGATCTATTTTCGGACTTACCGCCACAAACGGTGCTAACACCACATCCCAAAGAATTAGAGCGAATGTTGGGGAAATGGAAGAACGACTTTGATAAGTTGATAAAAACGAAGGAATTCTCCAAAAAACACGATTGTATAGTGGTTATAAAAGGGGCGCATACCATAACAGTCTATGGTGATAAAGGATATGTAAATTCTACAGGAAATCCAGGGATGGCTACAGGAGGAAGTGGTGATGTGCTCACCGGGGTAATTACAGGATTATTGGCCCAAGGATACGCGACTTTAGAGGCTGCTGTTTTTGGAGTTTATCTGCACGGTAGGGCTGCCGATATAGCAATTAGGGAATGTGGATTTCAGGCGTTGGTGGCTACGGATATAATAGCCCATTTGGGGAAGGCCTATTTGGACCTGTTTGTAGATCAGGTGAATAGTCTTCAGGATGAGCAAGCCTAG
- the thrA gene encoding bifunctional aspartate kinase/homoserine dehydrogenase I, translated as MKVLKFGGTSVANANNISLVKNIIANQQSDKTIVVVSALGGITDLLLRTAALASIQDISYKTFLKEIEDRHLTTIKELIPIHSQSKILSKVKSELNTLETLLEGAFLIGEITPKLSDKIVSYGELLSSYIISEYFIAEGIDAAYVDSRQLIKTNSIHGKATVNFQLTNSNCNTAVKEHNQKVLVMGGFIASSVSGISTTLGRGGSDYTAAIVANAVDAEILEIWTDVSGMYTANPKLVKQAMSIPHISYEEAMELSHFGAKVLYPPTIQPVLSKGISIVIKNTFKPEDPGTLITKNKNGKGKTVRGISHVEDIALLSLEGPGMVGIPGISKRFFEVLSNADISVVLITQASSEHSICVGISNQDTELAIAIINEAFDFEISRGKIKSVIAEKDLTIIALIGDNMKSHQGLSGKMFSTLGRNNVNIRAIAQGASERNISAVILKSDVKKALNTLHEEFFEENIKQLNLFVMGVGNVGAKFLDQIQQQKKYLKEKLKLNIRVIGMSNSRTMIFDEDGISLKNWVDTLASGEKADKALFYDKVMKLNYRNSIFVDNTASEIVSNTYHSYLQNSISVVTCNKIACSSKFSNYQELKDLARKYNAPFLFETNVGAGLPIIDTLKHLVASGDKILKIQAVLSGSLNFVFNNFNDSTTFHDVVKQAQQEGYTEPDPKIDLSGVDVMRKILILARESGNVLDIEDIENHSFLPEASLQTDNNEDFFRSLQDYEASFQEMYQKAVAENSKLKYVAQFEDGKASVGLQRIPKGHDFYNLEGSDNIVLFYTERYPNQPMIIKGAGAGADVTASGIFADIIRIGNF; from the coding sequence ATGAAAGTTCTAAAATTCGGCGGCACTTCTGTTGCCAATGCCAACAATATAAGTTTAGTAAAAAATATAATCGCCAATCAGCAGTCGGACAAAACCATTGTTGTTGTCTCTGCACTTGGAGGTATAACCGATCTTTTACTTAGAACGGCTGCTTTGGCCTCTATTCAGGATATCTCTTATAAAACTTTTTTGAAAGAAATTGAAGATCGGCATTTAACCACAATCAAAGAGTTGATACCGATCCATTCCCAGAGTAAAATACTCAGCAAAGTTAAAAGTGAGCTAAACACCTTGGAAACATTGTTGGAAGGTGCTTTCTTGATTGGCGAGATAACCCCTAAACTATCAGATAAAATAGTTAGTTATGGCGAATTGCTCTCCTCTTATATCATAAGTGAGTACTTTATAGCTGAGGGAATAGATGCCGCTTATGTGGATAGTAGACAATTAATCAAGACCAATTCGATACATGGAAAAGCAACGGTAAATTTTCAACTTACCAACAGCAATTGTAATACCGCTGTAAAGGAACACAACCAAAAGGTTCTTGTTATGGGTGGTTTTATCGCATCGTCCGTTTCGGGGATTTCCACCACATTGGGACGCGGGGGATCGGATTATACCGCTGCCATCGTTGCCAATGCCGTAGACGCCGAAATTCTGGAAATCTGGACAGATGTGAGCGGAATGTACACCGCCAATCCTAAATTAGTAAAACAAGCGATGTCCATACCTCATATCTCCTATGAGGAGGCCATGGAACTCTCTCATTTTGGAGCAAAAGTATTGTACCCTCCCACTATTCAGCCAGTGTTGTCCAAAGGCATTTCCATTGTCATCAAAAACACCTTTAAACCTGAAGATCCAGGCACTCTGATTACTAAAAATAAAAATGGAAAAGGGAAAACCGTAAGGGGAATAAGCCATGTGGAAGATATTGCCCTCTTGTCTTTGGAAGGCCCAGGTATGGTAGGTATCCCAGGAATATCAAAACGATTTTTTGAAGTGCTTTCCAACGCTGACATCAGCGTGGTCCTTATTACCCAGGCCTCTTCGGAACACTCCATCTGTGTGGGAATTTCCAATCAGGATACAGAACTAGCGATAGCGATTATTAACGAGGCATTCGATTTTGAAATATCTAGGGGCAAGATAAAATCGGTCATAGCCGAAAAAGACCTCACCATTATTGCCTTGATTGGAGACAATATGAAAAGCCACCAAGGCCTGAGCGGGAAAATGTTCAGCACCTTGGGAAGGAACAATGTAAATATTCGCGCTATTGCTCAAGGTGCTTCCGAACGGAACATATCGGCAGTAATCTTAAAATCAGATGTAAAAAAAGCACTCAACACCTTACATGAAGAATTCTTTGAAGAGAATATAAAACAGCTGAACCTTTTTGTGATGGGGGTTGGTAACGTAGGAGCCAAATTTTTAGATCAGATCCAACAGCAGAAAAAGTATTTAAAAGAGAAATTAAAACTCAACATCCGCGTCATTGGCATGTCTAACTCCAGGACCATGATCTTTGATGAGGACGGTATATCCCTAAAAAATTGGGTAGATACGCTTGCATCGGGAGAAAAAGCCGATAAAGCCTTGTTTTACGATAAGGTGATGAAGCTAAACTATAGGAACAGTATTTTTGTGGACAATACTGCCAGCGAAATAGTATCCAATACCTATCATTCCTATTTGCAAAATAGTATCTCCGTGGTAACCTGTAATAAAATAGCCTGCTCCTCTAAATTCAGCAATTATCAGGAATTAAAAGATTTGGCAAGAAAATACAATGCGCCCTTCCTATTTGAAACCAACGTTGGGGCAGGTCTCCCAATCATAGACACCCTAAAGCATTTGGTTGCCTCAGGTGATAAAATATTGAAAATACAGGCCGTGCTCTCTGGAAGTCTAAACTTTGTTTTTAACAATTTCAACGACAGCACTACCTTTCACGATGTCGTAAAACAGGCGCAACAGGAAGGCTACACTGAACCAGATCCGAAAATTGACCTAAGTGGCGTAGATGTTATGAGAAAAATTCTAATCCTGGCTCGCGAAAGTGGAAATGTTTTGGATATAGAGGATATTGAGAACCATTCTTTCCTACCTGAGGCGAGTTTACAAACGGATAATAACGAGGATTTCTTCCGCAGCCTTCAAGATTACGAAGCTTCCTTCCAAGAAATGTATCAAAAAGCAGTTGCTGAGAATAGTAAACTGAAGTATGTGGCACAGTTTGAAGACGGGAAAGCAAGCGTAGGGCTTCAACGTATTCCAAAGGGACATGATTTTTACAATCTTGAGGGCAGTGATAATATTGTGTTGTTTTATACCGAAAGATACCCAAATCAACCTATGATCATAAAGGGAGCAGGAGCTGGCGCCGATGTTACGGCTTCTGGTATATTTGCTGATATTATCCGAATCGGTAATTTTTAG
- the gyrA gene encoding DNA gyrase subunit A, with product MAEGEKLIPVNIDDEMKSAYIDYSMSVIVSRALPDVRDGLKPVHRRVLFGMHELGVRSGSAHKKSARIVGEVLGKYHPHGDTSVYDAMVRMAQEWSLRYMLVDGQGNFGSIDGDSPAAMRYTEARMRKIADDMLIDIEKDTVDHQLNFDDSLKEPTVLPTRIPNLLVNGASGIAVGMATNMPPHNLSEVVDGTIAYIDNHDITIDEIITHIKAPDFPTGGIIYGYDGVKEAFHTGRGRVMMRAKAEFEEVQGRECIIVTEIPYQVNKADMIKKTADLVNDKKIEGIASIRDESDRNGMRIVYILKRDAIPNIVLNTLYKYTALQSSFSVNNIALVKGRPQLLNVKEMIHYFVEHRHEVVVRRTEFELKKAEDRAHILEGLIIASDNIDEVIAIIRASSNADEAREKLMERFKLSEVQAKAIVEMRLRQLTGLEQDKLRTEYEEIMLLIEDLKDILARKERRMDIIKEELLEVKDKYGDRRRSEINIAGGDLSMEDMIPDEQVVITISHAGYIKRTPLSDYKTQNRGGVGQKASSTRNEDFLEYLFVGTNHQYMLFFTQKGKCFWMRVYEIPEGTKTSKGRAIQNLINIENDDTVKAFICTQDLKDEEYVNNHFVIMATKKGIVKKTSLEQYSRPRQNGINAIGIREDDELLEAKLTTGASQIFLGLKSGKAIRFEESKTRPMGRNASGVRGITLAHEEDEVIGMVAVHDFDEEILVVSANGYGKRSSIEDYRITNRGGKGVKTISITEKTGGLVAIKNVSDSDDLMIINKSGIAIRMSVEDLRVMGRATQGVRLISIKGNDSIAAVAKVMKDEEELEDIENLDVDLNDENGTTLDNTGDENKE from the coding sequence ATGGCAGAAGGAGAAAAATTAATTCCGGTTAACATTGATGATGAAATGAAATCTGCGTACATTGATTATTCAATGTCCGTCATTGTGTCACGTGCCCTACCTGATGTCAGGGACGGTCTAAAGCCTGTGCATAGAAGGGTTTTGTTCGGAATGCACGAGTTAGGTGTTAGGTCTGGTAGTGCCCATAAGAAATCGGCGCGTATTGTTGGGGAGGTATTGGGTAAGTATCACCCACATGGTGATACCTCGGTTTATGATGCCATGGTACGTATGGCACAGGAGTGGAGTTTGCGCTATATGTTGGTAGATGGCCAGGGTAACTTTGGTTCAATTGATGGCGATAGTCCAGCAGCGATGCGTTATACGGAGGCCCGTATGCGGAAGATTGCAGATGATATGTTGATCGATATAGAAAAAGATACTGTAGATCATCAGCTAAACTTTGATGATTCTTTAAAGGAACCAACAGTATTGCCTACTAGGATTCCAAATCTACTGGTTAACGGTGCTTCAGGAATTGCAGTGGGAATGGCTACCAATATGCCACCTCACAATCTATCTGAAGTGGTGGATGGAACCATTGCTTATATTGATAACCACGACATTACTATAGATGAGATCATCACCCATATAAAGGCACCAGATTTTCCAACAGGAGGTATCATTTATGGATATGATGGTGTTAAGGAAGCGTTTCATACCGGCCGTGGCCGAGTGATGATGAGGGCGAAGGCCGAATTTGAAGAGGTTCAGGGGAGGGAATGTATTATAGTTACAGAAATTCCTTATCAGGTGAACAAGGCGGATATGATAAAGAAGACCGCAGATTTGGTGAATGATAAAAAGATAGAAGGTATTGCCTCTATCAGGGATGAGTCTGATAGGAACGGGATGCGGATCGTTTATATTCTAAAAAGAGACGCTATACCTAATATTGTACTAAATACCTTATATAAGTATACAGCGCTACAATCTTCGTTTAGCGTGAACAATATTGCCCTTGTAAAAGGAAGGCCACAATTGCTCAATGTTAAGGAGATGATCCATTATTTTGTGGAACATCGCCATGAGGTAGTCGTAAGGCGTACCGAGTTTGAATTGAAAAAAGCAGAGGATAGGGCTCATATATTAGAGGGTCTGATCATTGCTTCGGATAATATAGATGAGGTAATTGCCATTATTAGGGCCTCTTCTAATGCAGACGAAGCTAGGGAGAAATTGATGGAGCGCTTTAAACTGAGCGAAGTTCAGGCAAAGGCTATCGTGGAAATGAGGCTACGTCAGTTGACTGGATTGGAACAGGATAAGTTAAGAACGGAATATGAGGAAATAATGCTACTCATAGAGGACTTAAAGGATATTTTGGCCCGGAAGGAGCGTAGAATGGATATTATTAAGGAAGAGCTTCTAGAGGTAAAGGATAAATACGGGGATAGAAGGCGTTCTGAAATAAATATTGCAGGTGGGGACCTAAGCATGGAAGATATGATTCCGGATGAGCAGGTAGTTATTACTATCTCACATGCAGGATATATTAAGCGGACCCCCTTGTCCGACTACAAGACACAAAATAGGGGCGGGGTAGGTCAGAAAGCTTCCTCAACACGAAACGAAGATTTCTTAGAGTATCTTTTTGTAGGTACCAACCACCAGTATATGTTATTCTTTACGCAGAAAGGTAAATGCTTTTGGATGCGGGTGTACGAAATTCCTGAAGGGACCAAAACTTCTAAAGGACGTGCCATCCAAAACCTTATCAATATAGAAAATGATGATACGGTAAAAGCATTCATTTGTACGCAAGATTTAAAGGATGAAGAATATGTGAACAACCATTTTGTAATTATGGCTACCAAAAAGGGAATTGTGAAAAAGACCTCTTTGGAGCAATATTCTAGGCCAAGACAAAATGGCATCAATGCTATTGGTATCCGTGAAGATGATGAGTTATTGGAAGCAAAACTTACTACAGGTGCCAGTCAAATATTTTTAGGATTAAAATCTGGAAAGGCGATTAGGTTCGAGGAAAGCAAGACTAGACCTATGGGTAGAAATGCTTCAGGGGTTCGTGGAATAACCTTAGCCCATGAAGAGGATGAGGTGATTGGTATGGTAGCAGTACACGATTTTGATGAGGAGATATTAGTGGTTTCCGCAAACGGTTATGGGAAACGTTCCAGTATCGAGGATTATAGGATTACGAATAGGGGAGGAAAAGGAGTAAAGACCATTTCCATTACCGAGAAAACGGGAGGATTGGTTGCCATTAAAAACGTTTCCGATTCTGATGACCTTATGATTATCAATAAATCCGGTATTGCCATTAGGATGAGTGTAGAGGATTTAAGGGTAATGGGGCGCGCCACTCAGGGGGTTCGACTCATTAGTATTAAGGGGAACGATTCCATCGCAGCAGTAGCCAAAGTGATGAAGGACGAAGAAGAGTTGGAAGATATTGAGAACTTGGATGTAGACCTTAATGATGAAAACGGCACGACTCTTGATAATACTGGAGACGAAAACAAAGAATAA